A window of Miscanthus floridulus cultivar M001 unplaced genomic scaffold, ASM1932011v1 fs_471_2_3, whole genome shotgun sequence genomic DNA:
ttttatagtagtcctttgatagcattagtaagactctgtaaaattttgagaatttattaagcacatttgatatatatttattatttaacctagatatctaaataaaataataaaggcaattcaataaatagtttgggcttcaccattatatcatcttaactgtatttggtatgctgaaactgttggtaggttctaggttgtcaaattttgaataattacctgaagtagaagtgttattactttatattgcatgttaagtagtttctggactgattctagagtgtaatgagttacatgttgaaacaagtgtagactgtaaaaatggttaataacaaagttgtagagaatttgataagctttccagaaagtctaggatcactgttttttttatttgtagaactccagttatgagtgaaacaagtagctgctggttatggtgtaatcgatgcattgtagaaatagttaagtagtaatcgagaagagatatgcacctactcaaacaacgcgatgcacttgttaacattatgcattcgtaatactcatatcatactcatgcatctaggatcggaggatgagatcacgttgctggaattcaaagaagcagaggaagggaacccgcagctcccgaaggcgtggagcagaaccctgaagagcttccggagtgccctgaccaccgccctacttcctttctgcgaggcaagccccggagcattataagtctcccagtaatttacaaatgtttacttacgtatttatgattgatgcattaggttataagagttgaatgaaaccacttgatgcatgtacattccttgtccagatattaaccctttaaccggtataggtccaggatcgaatatatgcttagccatgcttagaccggtagaagtcgggtgatgtcctgtcacctgcgagatataggtggataccggagcacggttggctatatctgctatcgtgaaacagaaccatgaggtaaaagtaaattgagaccggacgggaagtcgatagggaagcaacaaggcatggaggtcttgggtgtggacttatccccgtctgtgtcgattaaggaccgtaccgttgttggcacttctgacaagattgaacgcatgcctctcacttagctggccggataactcattccgaccacgaagccgagtaattcaactcaggccgggacccgttttgttgtgcgctcctttcggggaacgatcagactgagcccaagggcaggcttggcctgagcatcctggcatctggtgttccagattgtgcggcgcagtacggacccgcgaaatgtgtacctgagttgtaccaaaggtgacctaagactatcgtggctgatagatctgggtttgtgttaggaataaattcctagctggttgaaatcgattcgaatcgtcgtctctcccggatagtgagaaacttggctagtcccaacatcgtagcaactatattatgaaacatgatggttcaaatgaatatggaattacaatacctgctatggttactattgtatgattctaaataatataccacatgtttggcataggatagttgctaatctagaaatggatagttataattaacttgatgaaagaatcacaattgtacaacagTTAATTgtctttttcgcaaaatgttgtcaagttacgtccacttatacagccttgcataatccttggagtcattttatttctgattcatgacgggtaagtctagctgagtaccttctcgtactcagggtttattttcccattgttgcagatggcactgtgtatcatggttattgcaagagttgcttctatcccgctgtggatgaggagtaagccttgggcaggcttctttaataattcctatctttgcttttgtggaccgtgatctggtttggcactgtatcaaactatgttggaaactttatctttgaacttatttgcttccgctttgtttaccaaactcagtttgtaataactttttattcgtactctgatgatgaaaagtatctgcgaaccatatgtaatatgtggcatgtatgttgaatcctgtacgatcttggttgttgtaaatcgtttatcgagacccgtcgtggtactcgacggactaccgggtttatatggattcaagtatgacagtgcgaccgcttgcggattgccattatacttgtattcttataaattggtcggttctacgacaagcGTGAAGAGCGGGAGAAGTGTCGCCGGCAGCAGAGGCACAatggtctcccggtggagccATCTCCATCGCCGTCGTTGTCAGATTCCTCGAGTGATGACGATGAGAGCGAGGCAGGGCGGGGtatcctagaccatctccctggcATCAGGGGGATGGCGTTCGGGGCGTCAGCGAGCGGCCTAGCATTTCCAAGAGGGGGGAGAGGACGCCTTGGGGCTGGTGATCACCCACCCCGAGGCTGAGGCCAACATGCCCGAGGCATGGGCGTTAGGGAAGCGCGCcgttagcccggtgggctcgacgacggaggtggagcaggcggcggtGGGGGCGACGCAACCACCTCcatagagggtcgagggggcaccAGAGTCTGGCGAGGGCCGGCTGGCACCGGCGGACAAGGAGGCcgtgcctccgccgccgccaccgctgttGCGGAGGACGAGGGATGCAGTGTAGAAGCGGTTGTGTCCCcattcgaggtaagtgttttgttagTGGAGTTGTAGCATCTCCTGCTCGTCCCTCAGTCATATGCTGACCTTGTTAGTGCCTTGTCTTCAGCCGGAAGCATCAGGCGGAAGCACCCGCCTTGGCGCCACGtaaggtgctcaaggtgagcaccagctccaccgcccaatgggtggtggaggcgcaagccgccatacaacaTGGCGCGGCGTCGACGAGGGCCGATCTGAAGGAGCCAGTCACCCAcggagaggctaccaaggcggccacagagcaagcggaggaggaggagcctacgcCTCGCGAGGCTGAGGCCCGCAAGTTAGATGAAGTCGAGGCGCCCTCAGTCGATGAGGCCATCgatggcgaggccgaggccccccgaacctccgaggccgaggcgacggaggccgaGGCGTCCAGGACCACTGAGGCTgaggtggcggaggccagagTCCACGAGACCACCAAGGCCAATTGAGGTGGCGGAGGTCGGCGGCCCAGGAAGCGGAGACGAAGGCGGTGCAAGCCTCAGTACCGCCCCCAGTCCAAGGCCTGCCGCCGTCGTGGGAGAGCGCCtgagaagtggaggtccattcgatctcctccgacgatacttcccgggggaaggaggtggcggatgccgaggcggccagcaccgtggagcagccagctccgacctctggcgagggaagctcggccctcgtgcgggtacaacccgagccccgtgggtgggatccCCCCGCATGtcttgtggcagagccgggatgaccctgagggggagcctctgttcgcccttgaggacacagccgaggaggggcgctggggctccttcgagcaattttGCCAGCTGGCGAAGCGGTAGCTGCGGACAACGCTGTCCGTCATGGCTGACGATCTGCCCGGGGTTGCCCAAGTACGTGCCTTCTTTTCTCGTGCGGTGTCGTCTTTTTCCCGAGTTTCCTCGCAGTGCTTGACGTCCGTTctacctatccaggagctcgaggcccggtccctcgggaagtcgttgttcctccgcccatgccaacgagcttctgtcgatgcggagcgcggaggtggaggacttccgccttcgctgtgctgatatggcggccgaggtggccatggctcgggagcaagccgcccctttggcggcgtggatcaaggagctagaggaggagttgacccAGGTGGCTggtgagcgggacaccttcaggtcctaggctaaagaagcgatggcctctgccaaggccatcgctgggcagctaggggcggagcagggcgcgcacctgctgacgaaaggcgccctagcggaggccctcaaggtggccaagGCCTCCCAGGCCGAGGCTTTAGTCTggaagggaaaggccgagggtgagtcccattccccttgttttatttgtttttcttgcgttcgacccctaactccccgatgtgatgcagagctggagaaggaggcttccagggcggccgaggcctctcgtgccGAGGTACAAAGctagaaagagaaagccgagggtgagtcccgtaggccttcgcccctgttcggcttatttcctttggtgcttaaccccatcccgcttgtcttggcgcagggttggagaaggaggtctcccgggcagctgaggcctccgttgaagtgcaggcggtgctcgaggccgagattggggagcacaacgcgctgcaGAGCGCCGGCCGTACCGCCTGCAAGGCcttggaggttgagggggtcgagtcgggcagctcccttgggagtcgcttgataacattgagcggccaagtgcacgAGCGACTCcggggggcgctgcacacgggcgtcaagcgcgccctggccgtcgtctcctcacaCTATaccggcatcgacctcgaggctgtcagcgacggctacgtcttggctgaggatgacgaggaggccgatgaggaggtcgcGAAGATAGTGGGGGTGGCTGAGGGCCCCGAcatggcgctggccaagctgttcgaagaggaggtggttcctcccacgccATCCGCCGATGCTGGTGACCCTTAGTTTTGACCTGGGCAAAAGGggtcatgtaaatagattaggaatGTTATTGtaccgtaacgcttgtggccgtcgagaccttttttaaagtacttatacgtatatgctttttaatcgttttttattgtatttccaagcctctgccctctatcatgtttctgaacatatcatttgcaaaaaacttcctcagaaCCTAAGCTACCCCTCggggaaaaggtggtgagggagtgtcaTAGCCCGGAGGTGTAGGTCGTCTCATGGCTCggtcggccttttggccctgagacagacttttgatccttaggttttttacaatcgatttgtcagagcacgctagagagtttggcgtagaaatttatttgaaaaacgattaaaaaatggtgcctgggacttagggggggttcccgcttctagcccccgagggaggctcggttctgtagaggcagagccgagtcttgttcggGCCCCatggtgggcacctctgcagaggcagagccgagtctcccttgtagcATTATCGCAACGCTGATCCCCATCGATAGGTTCGGGgagggtttctcgaaaaattagaataactaaagaacgcttctttattgtatttcgagaaacaatgtatataatgcttggaaatttaagggtagaagcgacgtagctgttctatgttccaagcgttggtgaggattacgcccttcttgttggctagcttataggtcccaggctttagcacttgggcgatgatatacggcccttcccatggcggggtcagcttgtggcggcccttgttgctctgtctcagtctcagcaccagatCACCCACCtccaggtctcggcttcgaatgcgccgggcttgatagcatcgtagggttgctggtacttggccgaatgtagtagcgcaatgtctcgggcttcctccagctggtcgagggcatcttcgtgggcagtgcggttgctttgctcgttgtaggcctatagccttggggaaccatactccaagccagtggggaggatggcctcgactccatagaccaggaagaacggtgtgaatcctgtGGCTTGGCtcagagtgttcctcaggctcggaggcgtagtcgatggaaggcttgtggaggtctctggcgtcGAACTGGGGCCCATGctgacgccatctttgctagttcgtccgtggcctcgttgaattttcgcgcgatgtggttgagttcgagaccgtcgaacttgtcttctaggcgacgtaccaacctacagtatgcctccattttggggtcatggtagttcgactctttcatcacttgatcgacgacgagttgCGAATCGCCCCATATGTCGAGATgccatactccaagttcgatggcgatctgtaaaccgttgacgagggcctcatacttggctacgttgttggaggcggcgaagtggagctgaatcatgtagcgcatgtgcactccgaggggtgagatgaagagcagacctgcgcctaccctggtcttcatcagggacccgtcgaagtacatggtccagcattccgcctagacttgagcaggtggcagttgggtgtcggtccactcagccacaaaattagccaagacctgagatttaattacttttcgaggcgcaaaagacagggcttccccatgagttcgatggcccacttggctatcctacccgaggcctcctggttatggattatctctcctaggggaAAGACGACATCAtgatcaccgggtgggactcgaagtagtgacgcagcttccgtcgagccaagactacggcgtagattagtttcttgatgtgggggtagcgtgtcttggtctcggagagcactttgctgatgaagtaaacatgtcattggatgggtagagcatgcccttcttcctgcctctcgaccaccacggccgtgctgaccacttgggtcgttgcggcgacgtagagtaagagggcctcacccttGGCCAGCGGtactaggacgggaggattggtgagcagtgccttgagcttggcgagggcttcttcggcctcgggggtccaagaaaagcgtttggattttctcaagaggcggtacagaggcaagcctttttcgctaaggcgcaagatgaagcggcttagggccgcgaggcatcccatgaccctctgcactcccttgaggtctcagattggtcccatgttggtcacggccaagaccttctccgggttggcctcgatgtcgcgttccgagactatgaatcccaagagcatgcctcgggggaccccgaagacacacttctcagggttgagcttgatgccattttctctaaggcatctgaaggctatctccaagtcatcaatgagatCGCTGGCctttttggacttgaccacgatgtcgtccatgtaggcctcaacagttcgcccgatgtgctcaccaaagacctaggtcatgcaccgctggtatgtggcccctgtgtttctaaGGCTGAacggcatagtcacgtagcagtacatgccgaatggtgtgatgaaagaagtcacgagctggtcggattctttcatcttgatttgatggtaaccggaatacgcatcaagaaaggatagggtttcgcatctcgcagtggagtcaatgatttggtcgattcagggtaatgggaaagggactttgggacatgctttattcaaaccggtgtagtctacacacattctccacttcccatttttcttcttaactaatacaggattagctaaccactctggatgggacaattccttgatgaatccggccaccaaaagcttctgcacctcctcgccgatggccctacgcttttcttcATTGAATCagcacaggcgttgcttcactggtctagagctggcctggatgtccaaggcatgctcggcgacctccctcgatatgcccggcatgtccgaggggctccacgcgaatacatcggcattcgcacggaggaagtcgacgagcacgacttcctatttgatgttgagggtggcgctgatcctcagcgcccagtCATCAGAGC
This region includes:
- the LOC136531891 gene encoding uncharacterized protein, coding for MVCGSEYILPTDLDYGEPRVRAYNEQGTEASLEDAMDQLDEACDVTLLRSAKYQQALRQYHSHQFIEIAGTGFSTTGKSIRSSRSHSASTVAISSAASSASIVDLVKMVYFRKHQAEAPALAPRKVLKVSTSSTAQWVVEAQAAIQHGAASTRADLKEPVTHGEATKAATEQAEEEEPTPREAEARKLDEVEAPSVDEAIDGEAEAPRTSEAEATEAEASRTTEAEVAEARVHETTKAN